CAATCGGAGTTCTTCGTGATATCTAAGCATTTCACCGCTACACCACGAATTCCGCCTACCTTATGTACACTCAAGAAAAACAGTATCAACTGCAATTTTACGGTTGAGCCGCAAACTTTCACAGGCTGACTTATCTTTCCGCCTACGCACCCTTTAAACCCAATAAATCCGGATAACGCTCGGATCCTCCGTATTACCGCGGCTGCTGGCACGGAGTTAGCCGATCCTTATTCATAGCATACATACAAAAACCCACACGTGGGTCACTTTATTCTGCTATAAAAGAAGTTTACAATCCATAGGACCTTCATCCTTCACGCTACTTGGCTGGTTCAGGCTCGCGCCCATTGACCAATATTCCTCACTGCTGCCTCCCGTAGGAGTTTGGTCCGTGTCTCAGTACCAATGTGGGGGACCTTCCTCTCAGAACCCCTATCCATCGAAGACTTGGTGAGCCGTTACCTCACCAACTATCTAATGGAACGCATCCCCATCCATAACCGATAAATCTTTAACTTAATTAGGATGCCCTAATAAAGTACCATCAGGTATTAATCTTTCTTTCGAAAGGCTATCCCTGAGTTATGGGAAGGTTGGATACGTGTTACTCACCCGTGCGCCGGTCGTCAGCGGTATTGCTACCCTGCTACCCCTCGACTTGCATGTGTTAAGCCTGTAGCTAGCGTTCATCCTGAGCCAGGATCAAACTCTTCATTGTAAAAGTTTCTTTTTAATTCTGTTCAGGATTCCGATTCTTATTTTAATATCTCATCCTATAAGGAGGGATATTGACGGTTTGAATCTTTTTTACTAAAATATCTCGATTAACATCGAAACATTATAGCTCTTGTACTACTTGTATTGTTTATATCTAAATCTTTTCAAAGAACGATCAAAATTGTGCTTGATTGTTAAGCGGATGCAAAGGTAGAGGTTTTATTTCTTACCTCCAAATCTTTTCTGAATTATTTTTTTTAAATCCTTTCAGCCAAGCTTCGGAATAAAGCAACCGTTATCAGCATGTCATTTATCAAGGCTTTGTTTCTCTTGCAAAGCGGGTGCAAAAGTAGACCTTTTCAACTTACCAAACAAATTTAAAACACTCTTTTTCCTCAAAAAGTTTCAGGCAAAATGTTAATCAACTGGTTCTCAATTGTGTTATATAACATAATTTTTTCAGTGTAGGAAAATAGGGAGAACAAGGCATTACCTTATTGTATTACGCGCGCGTGAAGGGATGAGAACCGGGCGATAATATGAGAACAAGAACTAGTTTTTTATTGTGAGCGTGTGTGGGAGTTTTCGCTAAAGAACAATACAAATGGGGTTTATATTATGCGCAAATGTGGAAAGAAAGTTCAAAGTGATAGCCACCTTTACCTACGTCAAGCTTGTTATATTATGCGCACGTGTGGAAAGAAAGTTTGTCGATTATAGGCAGGAGGTAGTAATTATGGCTGTATTCTGTTCTATTCAGGAACTAAGTAAGTCTTGAGTTATCCGGTGGTATTAATAGAATAAAAGCAATGGCAAAGGATTGGGGTGGCACAATTGGCAAGGAGCAAAATGCAAAGCGGAGGTGAAATAGATGGGTTTACCAATGGTTGCTGGAAGGGACTGTTATATTTGGGCTTATTATTGGGCATGGGGAATGAAACCAAGTTAAAACATGCAGCATCTACAGAATGAGTAGAATAGAACAAGAGAGACACTTCTATTATCACAAGAAAACAAGATGAATGTTGTTTTAAAGGATACTTTTCGTAATTTTGCATACATTTCCATAAAATAATGATTGATCAAGCTACCATAGACAGAATATTAGATGCCGCTCAAATTGTCGACGTCGTTTCAGAGTTCGTCACTTTACGAAAGCGAGGGGTGAACTATGTAGGTCTTTGTCCGTTTCATAACGAGAAAACACCTTCATTCAGCGTTTCCCCATCAAAAGGTCTATGTAAATGTTTCAGCTGTGGAAAAGGCGGGAATGCTGTGCATTTCATTATGGAACATGAGCAACTTTCCTACTATGAAGCATTAAAGTTTCTCGCAAAGAAGTACAACATTGAAATAAAGGAAAGGGAACTGAGTCAGGAAGAAAAAATGGCCCAGAATAACAGGGAAAGCATGTTTATTGTCAACAACTTTGCCCGCGATTATTTTCAAGACATCTTGTTCAACCATATTGATGGAAAATCAATAGGGATGGCCTATTTCCGACAAAGAGGATTCCGCGACGATATTATAAAGAGATTTCAACTTGGTTTCAGCACAGATGCGCGTGACGCTTTGGCACAAGAAGCAACTAAAAAAGGATATAAAAAAGATTTCCTACTCAAAACAGGCCTTTGCTATGAACGTGATGACAAATCATTGAGCGACCGTTTTAGAGGCCGGGTTATATTTCCGGTACATACCCTATCAGGTAAAGTAGTTGCATTTGGTGGAAGAATATTGAATGCGGACAAAAAGATTGCGAAATATGTTAATTCGCCGGAATCAGAAATATATCACAAAAGCAGTGAGTTGTACGGTATCTATTTCGCCAAACAGGCTATTGTGAAACAGGACCGTTGTTTCCTTGTAGAAGGTTATACAGACGTAATTTCCATGCATCAGTCGGGCGTTGAAAATGTAGTATCCTCATCAGGCACATCCCTTACATCGGGACAGATCCGATTAATTCATCGTTTCACCAATAACATAACGGTGATTTACGACGGGGATATGGCAGGTATTAAAGCTTCAATCCGCGGTATTGACATGCTTTTGGAAGAAGGCATGAATATTAAAGTTGTTCTGCTACCCGACGGAGACGACCCCGATTCTTTTGCACGTAAACACAATGCAACCGATTTTCAGGCATATATTTCGGCCAATGAGGTAGATTTCATTCGCTTTAAAACAAATATCCTGATTGATGAAGCCGGGAAAGACCCAATTAAACGAGCTGAATTAATCACGGACATTGTAAAGAGCATCTCAGTAATTCCGGAGGCAATTGTCCGTTCTGTATATATTAGGGAATGCAGTCAGCTTCTGCGGGTTGAAGAAAAATTGCTGCAGATGGAAATGGGGAAATTGATCGAGAAGCAAAAGGAAAAAGCGAATAAACCGGCTGGTAATGACGTCGCTACTCCCAACATTCCGGAAGAGCTAATTCCCGACGAAGCATATCATTCGTTCATTCCTGATGAAGGTAAAGAAAACAGCGAGTTTTATAAAAATGAACGTCTAATCATGCAAATTTTGATTAGATATGGAGAAAGGATTATGTGCAACATCACTAACGAGGAAGGCGAAGAAGTTCCCATCACAGTGATAGAATATATAATCAATGATCTGAAACAAGATGAACTGAACCTGCATAATCCAATTCATAGAAGAATTCTATCAGAGGCAGGAAATCATTTCAAGGATGAAAGCTTCTGCTGTGAAAGATATTTTATTGCCCATTCAGACTCTGCCATCAGTCAACTGGCAGCAGAGCTGTCCAGCGACCGTTATCAGCTGAGCAAATATCACACAAAAGGGCAACACATCGTGACTGATGAAGAGCGTTTGCATGAACTGGTTCCAACGCTAATGACTAATTTTAAGAATGCCATTGTTGAAGAAGAGTTCAAACATATCATGCGCGCTTTACAAGATCCTGAGAATGCAAAATCCGAAGAAAATTATACCGAGATCATGAAACGATGTATCCAGGTGCAACGCATTCGTGATATTATGGCAAAAAGACTAGGAGATCGGGTTGTTCTCCCTAAATAGAACAGATTTATTTATGAGTTATAAGATTCATAAACTCCTCTCTTGTAGAAGCCTGCTTAAATCCTCCTGAAAAGTCGGAAGTTGTAGTAATTGCATTTTGTTTTTCAACTCCACGCATCTGCATACACATATGCTTTGCTTCAACAACAACCATTACACCTAATGGATTCAATGCCTGTTGAATACATTCTTTAATTTGAAGTGTCATTCGCTCCTGTACCTGTAAACGGTGAGAAAAGATATCTACTACACGGGCAATTTTGCTCAATCCGGTGATATAACCATTGGGAATATAGGCAACATGAACTTTTCCATAAAAAGGGAGCATGTGGTGTTCGCAAAGGGAAAAGAAATCAATATCCTTCACAATTACCATCTGATGATAATCTTCCTTAAATTTAGCCGAAAGTAATACTTCATTTGGATCTTCTTCATATCCTCTTGTTAATGTAAGCATTGCCTTTGCCACACGTTCCGGAGTTTTCTGCAATCCTTCACGGTTTACATCCTCTCCTAATAATTTGATAATATTCTGATAGTTTTTCTTTAATTCTTCAATCTGAAGATTTAA
The Bacteroides sedimenti genome window above contains:
- the dnaG gene encoding DNA primase, producing MIDQATIDRILDAAQIVDVVSEFVTLRKRGVNYVGLCPFHNEKTPSFSVSPSKGLCKCFSCGKGGNAVHFIMEHEQLSYYEALKFLAKKYNIEIKERELSQEEKMAQNNRESMFIVNNFARDYFQDILFNHIDGKSIGMAYFRQRGFRDDIIKRFQLGFSTDARDALAQEATKKGYKKDFLLKTGLCYERDDKSLSDRFRGRVIFPVHTLSGKVVAFGGRILNADKKIAKYVNSPESEIYHKSSELYGIYFAKQAIVKQDRCFLVEGYTDVISMHQSGVENVVSSSGTSLTSGQIRLIHRFTNNITVIYDGDMAGIKASIRGIDMLLEEGMNIKVVLLPDGDDPDSFARKHNATDFQAYISANEVDFIRFKTNILIDEAGKDPIKRAELITDIVKSISVIPEAIVRSVYIRECSQLLRVEEKLLQMEMGKLIEKQKEKANKPAGNDVATPNIPEELIPDEAYHSFIPDEGKENSEFYKNERLIMQILIRYGERIMCNITNEEGEEVPITVIEYIINDLKQDELNLHNPIHRRILSEAGNHFKDESFCCERYFIAHSDSAISQLAAELSSDRYQLSKYHTKGQHIVTDEERLHELVPTLMTNFKNAIVEEEFKHIMRALQDPENAKSEENYTEIMKRCIQVQRIRDIMAKRLGDRVVLPK
- the folE gene encoding GTP cyclohydrolase I FolE produces the protein MINKEEALNLQIEELKKNYQNIIKLLGEDVNREGLQKTPERVAKAMLTLTRGYEEDPNEVLLSAKFKEDYHQMVIVKDIDFFSLCEHHMLPFYGKVHVAYIPNGYITGLSKIARVVDIFSHRLQVQERMTLQIKECIQQALNPLGVMVVVEAKHMCMQMRGVEKQNAITTTSDFSGGFKQASTREEFMNLITHK